The following proteins are encoded in a genomic region of Desulfobacterales bacterium:
- a CDS encoding cbb3-type cytochrome c oxidase subunit II — protein MKMTLKALILGSLLILAAIVFVVVFIPYTTRDETPSDIFRTRIQEESAGRAIYIANGYVYCHTQSIRSIDWGLGAERIAQAGDYVADYPVLLGSQRTGPDLSQEGGEHPDDWHIAHFINPRHTRPNSIMPAFAFLDRKKMNTLTRYVQSLGLLQADGRMDRQRFWKKEAVRAYEAGPDANVQWLNDQIPRGWRDVPNPYPTTEAGIARGHKIYQDFCLGCHGPVGDGMGPAQPWIYPPPFNFTLLKGREISGGILYYQIMNGITGTAMPYFKRELESEKIWDVGNYVAVYFINDSDANTEPKGIDAAYEP, from the coding sequence ATGAAGATGACCCTGAAAGCCTTAATTTTAGGGAGCCTGCTGATCCTGGCGGCTATTGTTTTTGTGGTTGTTTTCATTCCCTACACCACCCGCGATGAAACCCCTTCGGACATTTTCCGAACCCGGATTCAGGAAGAATCCGCCGGGCGCGCAATTTATATCGCCAACGGCTACGTGTACTGTCACACCCAGTCCATCCGTTCCATTGACTGGGGGCTGGGGGCGGAACGGATCGCCCAGGCCGGAGATTATGTGGCAGACTATCCGGTACTGCTGGGATCCCAGCGTACCGGTCCGGACCTGTCCCAGGAAGGCGGCGAGCACCCCGACGACTGGCATATTGCCCATTTTATAAATCCGCGCCATACCCGGCCGAATTCCATCATGCCGGCGTTTGCTTTCCTCGACAGGAAAAAGATGAACACGCTCACCCGCTATGTTCAGAGTCTCGGCCTGCTCCAGGCGGATGGGCGCATGGACCGGCAGCGTTTCTGGAAAAAGGAAGCTGTCCGGGCCTATGAGGCCGGTCCCGACGCCAATGTCCAATGGCTGAATGATCAGATCCCCCGGGGATGGCGGGATGTTCCCAATCCGTATCCCACCACCGAAGCCGGCATTGCACGGGGGCATAAGATTTATCAGGATTTCTGCCTGGGCTGCCACGGTCCGGTGGGAGACGGCATGGGCCCGGCCCAACCCTGGATTTATCCGCCGCCTTTTAACTTTACCCTGTTAAAAGGGCGTGAAATCTCCGGCGGCATTCTTTATTACCAGATTATGAACGGCATTACCGGTACGGCCATGCCGTATTTCAAACGGGAGCTGGAGTCTGAAAAGATCTGGGATGTCGGCAATTATGTGGCCGTTTATTTTATCAACGACAGTGACGCCAATACCGAACCCAAGGGGATAGATGCAGCCTATGAACCGTAA
- a CDS encoding cbb3-type cytochrome c oxidase subunit I — translation MTDTSLTLLPQPHLTAKGFCLTSAFWMVIATFAGLLGATELIAPDLTANVGWLVFGRIRPIHINLVLFGFVTPGLLAAAFYYFPRLLRTELFSEKLGILTVIAWNVTLVAVTVSLAMGYTQGREYAEMVWPIDIMIIAAFVLVFTNLAMTVKGRREPILYVSVWYVLAATVLTAATYALGNVIWRPDSGALVGIPDAILLWFYGHNVFGLLLTPLAAGVTYYVIPRACRTPLYSHTLSLLGFWSLIVVYTHIGTHHLLQVPVSTWLKVIAIVDSVAMVIPVMAFLLNIWFTAKGRLGEIHVDIGAKFVFTGTIMYFFVSIQGSMMSLPQVQRVTHFNNWVVGHAHVGVLGFAGMIALGGLYYILPKITNRPLYSRFLADLQYWLILIGVVGFTVVLTFAGLIQGSAWLNGETVYRLLAEIHVYYVVRASLGLMIFVSAILGLYNILQTLYGKPGETP, via the coding sequence TTGACAGACACCTCGTTGACTCTATTGCCGCAACCGCACTTAACCGCCAAGGGGTTTTGCCTCACGTCCGCCTTCTGGATGGTCATTGCGACATTTGCGGGGCTTCTGGGGGCGACCGAACTGATCGCGCCGGACCTGACCGCCAACGTCGGCTGGCTGGTATTCGGCAGAATCCGGCCGATCCATATCAATCTGGTGCTTTTCGGCTTTGTGACACCGGGACTCCTGGCAGCGGCATTTTATTACTTTCCGCGCCTGCTTCGCACCGAACTTTTCAGCGAAAAGCTCGGCATCCTCACCGTCATCGCCTGGAACGTCACCCTGGTGGCCGTTACCGTCAGCCTGGCCATGGGATACACCCAGGGCCGCGAGTATGCTGAAATGGTCTGGCCCATCGACATCATGATCATTGCCGCCTTTGTCTTGGTGTTCACCAACCTGGCCATGACGGTAAAAGGGCGCCGCGAACCGATTCTGTATGTCTCGGTCTGGTATGTCCTGGCAGCCACCGTTCTTACCGCCGCAACCTACGCCCTCGGCAATGTGATCTGGCGGCCCGACAGCGGCGCCCTGGTGGGAATTCCGGATGCCATCCTGCTCTGGTTTTACGGGCATAATGTGTTCGGCCTGCTCTTGACGCCCCTCGCCGCCGGTGTGACCTATTATGTTATCCCCCGGGCCTGTCGCACCCCGCTTTACAGCCATACCCTTTCGCTGCTGGGCTTCTGGTCCCTGATCGTGGTCTATACCCATATCGGGACCCACCATCTGCTGCAGGTGCCGGTTTCCACCTGGCTCAAGGTCATCGCCATCGTGGACAGTGTCGCCATGGTAATCCCGGTCATGGCGTTTCTTCTCAATATCTGGTTTACTGCCAAAGGCCGGCTGGGAGAAATCCATGTCGACATCGGCGCCAAATTCGTTTTCACCGGAACCATCATGTATTTTTTTGTCAGCATTCAGGGCTCCATGATGTCGCTGCCCCAGGTGCAGCGGGTAACGCACTTCAACAACTGGGTGGTGGGACACGCCCATGTCGGCGTTTTGGGATTTGCCGGAATGATCGCCCTTGGGGGACTTTACTATATCCTTCCAAAGATAACGAACCGTCCCCTTTACAGCAGATTTCTGGCGGATCTGCAGTATTGGCTGATTTTAATCGGCGTGGTGGGATTCACCGTGGTCCTGACCTTTGCCGGCCTGATTCAGGGATCGGCCTGGCTCAACGGTGAAACGGTTTACCGGCTTCTGGCTGAAATCCATGTCTATTATGTTGTCAGGGCTTCCCTGGGGCTAATGATATTTGTCAGCGCAATACTCGGCCTGTATAACATTCTGCAAACCCTGTACGGCAAACCCGGAGAAACGCCATGA
- a CDS encoding heavy metal translocating P-type ATPase — protein sequence MNKTSASCDLCGLPLGHAAISLDISPKTYCFCCPGCRQVFNLLLEAAGSADPKTFRDTELFQKCRDIGIIPQSEEDLIGRDQPFRAGRAQTKSTGAPAPSRQLNPPQAALGLTLKVDNMWCPACAWVIEAYFKKTPGIISANCNFSTDYLRCDYDPVATTPDNIADTIRSLGYRTLLPGEKDTAGKRSDSIRLGVSAFLTANVMMLSFALYSGFFSELSVETVRHLSWPIFFMTAVVFFYGGINIYRKALTGFVAAAFGLETLVTIGSTCAFLFSIVNLVKGSIHLYFDTTCMLITLVLLGKLLEKNAKDKVRTDIEAFFSLRPSKAKICSAQYPRGRYVSADSLQAGDVFLATENETIAGDGVVLEGNAAVDESALTGEARPVRIESGDRVRSGTRVLQGGLRVKAESVGADSTIGQMIAVMEQALSAKTPLEEKSDRVLRLFVPAVLLLAVVTVAGCLLAGLSFEHALIRMVTVLVIACPCSLGIAIPLTRMAGISLAAKSGILVRNFRGIEKAGRLAAVVFDKTGTLTHGRWELIDLVPFTPFTSAQVMSLAVSLEKDSDHYIAVEIRRYAQEHHLSPADVAHISHSENGISGRHNNAEVKIGSSGYLQKELAALPDDQLNNLKDSPAIRSFVYMSIGGKPCAALIFGDRIKAGTADVVRQLHMKGVKTYLVSGDGVKTTDIVAGSLGIRESFGGMLPRQKADFIEKLQESGLRVAMVGDGINDAPALIQADLSVAVHSGSHLGKEVADITLMRSDPLQVMELLALAGRINSKISQNLIFSFIYNTGSLPIAMSGLLNPLIAVSAMLLSSLTVIGNTLLMMRSRPMTSADAERPGA from the coding sequence ATGAATAAGACCTCCGCCAGCTGCGACCTATGCGGCCTGCCCCTGGGCCACGCCGCCATCTCCCTTGACATATCCCCAAAAACCTATTGCTTCTGCTGCCCGGGCTGCCGGCAGGTATTCAATCTTCTGCTGGAAGCTGCCGGTTCGGCGGATCCGAAAACTTTCAGGGATACGGAGCTGTTTCAAAAATGCCGGGATATCGGCATCATCCCGCAATCCGAAGAAGATCTGATTGGCCGGGATCAGCCCTTTCGGGCAGGGAGAGCCCAAACAAAATCAACCGGTGCGCCTGCCCCTTCCCGGCAACTAAATCCACCCCAAGCCGCTTTAGGTCTCACCCTTAAAGTAGATAACATGTGGTGCCCGGCGTGTGCCTGGGTAATTGAAGCCTATTTTAAAAAAACCCCCGGAATCATTTCAGCGAATTGTAATTTTTCCACCGATTATCTACGGTGTGATTATGATCCGGTGGCAACCACTCCGGACAACATTGCAGACACAATCCGGTCTCTGGGTTACCGGACGCTTCTACCCGGAGAAAAGGACACGGCCGGCAAGCGATCCGATTCTATCCGCTTGGGGGTATCCGCCTTTCTCACCGCCAACGTCATGATGCTGTCTTTTGCGCTTTATTCCGGATTTTTCAGCGAGCTGTCTGTTGAAACGGTGCGCCATTTATCGTGGCCGATCTTTTTCATGACGGCAGTCGTCTTTTTTTACGGCGGTATCAATATTTACAGGAAAGCCCTGACCGGGTTTGTTGCAGCCGCATTCGGTCTGGAAACCCTCGTCACCATCGGCTCGACCTGCGCTTTTTTATTCAGCATTGTCAATCTGGTCAAAGGCAGCATTCACCTCTACTTTGATACCACCTGCATGCTCATCACCCTGGTTCTTTTGGGAAAACTGCTGGAAAAAAACGCCAAAGACAAAGTCCGCACGGATATAGAGGCTTTCTTTTCACTGCGTCCGTCCAAGGCTAAAATATGTTCGGCCCAATATCCCCGGGGCCGCTATGTGAGCGCAGACAGCCTGCAGGCAGGAGACGTTTTTCTGGCGACTGAAAACGAAACCATTGCAGGGGATGGGGTGGTTCTGGAAGGAAATGCAGCCGTGGATGAGTCTGCGCTAACGGGCGAAGCCAGGCCCGTTCGCATCGAATCCGGAGACCGCGTTCGCAGCGGCACCCGGGTGTTGCAGGGCGGTTTGCGCGTCAAAGCCGAAAGCGTAGGCGCTGATTCCACCATCGGTCAAATGATCGCGGTTATGGAACAGGCCCTGTCGGCCAAAACGCCCCTTGAAGAAAAATCAGACCGGGTCCTGCGCCTGTTTGTGCCCGCCGTTCTGTTGTTGGCGGTTGTTACCGTTGCCGGCTGCCTCCTGGCCGGTCTTTCTTTTGAGCATGCCCTGATTCGCATGGTGACCGTGCTGGTTATCGCCTGTCCCTGCTCCCTGGGCATTGCCATCCCCCTGACACGGATGGCCGGCATCTCCCTGGCTGCAAAATCCGGAATCCTCGTCCGCAACTTTCGCGGCATTGAAAAAGCCGGCCGGCTAGCCGCCGTTGTATTCGACAAAACCGGCACCTTGACCCATGGCCGCTGGGAGCTGATCGATCTGGTTCCCTTCACGCCGTTCACATCGGCCCAGGTGATGTCCCTGGCGGTTTCCCTGGAAAAGGATTCGGATCACTATATCGCTGTTGAAATCCGGCGCTATGCGCAAGAGCATCATCTCTCCCCGGCGGATGTAGCGCACATTTCTCATTCTGAAAACGGGATCAGCGGCCGCCACAACAATGCAGAAGTAAAAATCGGATCCAGCGGATATCTGCAAAAAGAACTTGCGGCTCTCCCCGACGATCAACTCAACAACCTTAAAGATTCTCCTGCCATTCGCTCTTTTGTCTACATGAGCATCGGGGGCAAACCCTGTGCGGCTCTCATTTTCGGCGACAGGATCAAAGCTGGCACGGCCGACGTTGTCCGGCAGCTTCACATGAAAGGGGTCAAGACCTATCTGGTTTCCGGCGACGGTGTTAAAACCACCGATATCGTCGCCGGCAGTCTGGGAATCCGCGAATCATTCGGCGGGATGCTACCCCGGCAGAAGGCGGATTTCATCGAAAAACTTCAGGAATCCGGCTTACGGGTTGCCATGGTCGGCGACGGCATCAATGATGCGCCGGCCTTGATTCAGGCGGATCTCTCTGTTGCGGTTCATTCCGGAAGTCACCTGGGAAAAGAAGTTGCCGACATTACCCTGATGCGCAGCGATCCCCTCCAGGTTATGGAACTGTTGGCGCTTGCCGGGCGGATCAATTCAAAGATATCCCAGAACCTCATCTTTTCATTCATTTATAACACCGGCAGTCTTCCCATTGCCATGAGCGGGCTGCTGAACCCCCTTATCGCCGTCAGCGCCATGCTCCTGAGCAGCCTGACGGTTATCGGCAATACACTGTTGATGATGAGAAGCCGTCCCATGACATCCGCCGATGCCGAACGGCCCGGCGCCTGA
- a CDS encoding c-type cytochrome has product MKKVAAAAVILFVLIMGAYHVLLKVDNDFPYGRMRETPAVRPYEEPLLLMEAGTVPSAGGEAILKATAAESLHSPFGETPDIAKQGEKLYFTYCAQCHGKYHDGNGTVGQSFAPLPGDLRSAKVQSLSDGVLFKEISYGIPKGRQPPLATTIAEADRWRIILYVKSLGIRN; this is encoded by the coding sequence ATGAAGAAGGTTGCCGCCGCTGCAGTGATTTTGTTTGTCTTGATCATGGGGGCCTACCATGTCCTCCTGAAGGTAGACAACGATTTTCCATACGGCCGGATGCGGGAAACGCCCGCTGTCCGGCCCTATGAAGAACCCCTGCTCCTGATGGAAGCAGGAACCGTTCCGTCTGCCGGCGGGGAAGCGATTTTAAAGGCGACCGCCGCCGAAAGCCTCCACTCGCCGTTTGGTGAGACACCGGATATCGCCAAACAGGGCGAAAAACTCTATTTCACCTACTGCGCCCAGTGCCACGGCAAATACCATGACGGCAACGGCACGGTGGGCCAGAGTTTTGCGCCCCTGCCGGGAGATCTGCGCAGCGCCAAGGTCCAGTCCCTTTCCGACGGCGTCCTGTTTAAAGAGATCAGCTACGGCATACCCAAGGGCAGGCAGCCCCCCCTCGCCACCACAATTGCCGAAGCGGACCGCTGGCGAATCATTCTATATGTAAAATCACTGGGGATTCGAAATTAG